The Deinococcus sedimenti genome has a segment encoding these proteins:
- a CDS encoding DUF2254 domain-containing protein, with amino-acid sequence MTRFWLRVSEWTGQFWFLPAVMTLGTLLLAWAGIQLEEQFGVPVGLTWVYSGGESGARSLLSAVASSSIGVAGTVFSITIAALSYAAGSMGPRLLDNFTRDRGNQAVLGTFIATFAFTLFSLRSVQGSEDNPFVPHYNVTVAMGLALCCVAALVYFLAHVTRSINMTAVVNLLRDDLRRALDRATQEKSTDTAVTAPPEAFWAGGEVLRSPDSGYLQLLDTGALIASAEREGVALRIVVRPGDYVFPNTPVAVGVPHLPDRVLPALTLGPRRVAGQDLEFTVRQLAEVAARALSPGVNDPVTATDVIDRFGDALCRLQGRTWPPGVEYRDHQLRLVYPVTTYAGLLDSMFHLIRQYGRGSPAVTLRLLDVLRIVAEGEPDPARRRELRRHADLTIEDARANTGNSGDRSDLEARYHAFLRGSWSAQEEEP; translated from the coding sequence ATGACGCGTTTCTGGCTGAGGGTCAGTGAGTGGACGGGGCAGTTCTGGTTCCTGCCGGCCGTGATGACGCTGGGCACGCTGCTGCTGGCGTGGGCCGGCATTCAACTCGAGGAGCAGTTCGGTGTCCCCGTGGGCCTGACGTGGGTGTATTCGGGTGGGGAGAGCGGCGCGCGCAGCCTGCTGTCGGCCGTGGCGAGCAGCAGCATCGGCGTGGCCGGGACGGTCTTTTCCATCACCATCGCGGCGCTGTCGTACGCGGCGGGCAGCATGGGCCCACGCCTGCTGGACAACTTCACGCGTGACCGGGGCAACCAGGCGGTGCTGGGGACGTTCATCGCGACGTTCGCGTTCACGCTGTTCAGTCTGCGCAGCGTGCAGGGCAGCGAGGACAATCCGTTCGTGCCGCACTACAACGTCACGGTCGCCATGGGGCTCGCCCTGTGCTGCGTGGCCGCGCTGGTGTACTTCCTGGCGCACGTGACGCGCAGCATCAACATGACGGCCGTCGTGAACCTGCTGCGCGACGACCTGCGCCGGGCGCTGGACCGGGCCACCCAGGAGAAGTCCACTGACACGGCGGTCACGGCGCCGCCCGAGGCGTTCTGGGCGGGTGGGGAGGTGCTGCGCTCACCGGACAGCGGGTACCTGCAACTGCTCGACACCGGCGCCCTGATCGCGTCGGCGGAACGTGAGGGCGTGGCCCTGCGGATCGTCGTGCGGCCCGGCGACTACGTGTTTCCGAACACGCCGGTCGCGGTGGGCGTCCCGCACCTGCCGGACCGGGTGCTGCCCGCACTGACCCTGGGGCCGAGGCGGGTGGCCGGGCAGGACCTGGAATTCACGGTCCGGCAGCTGGCGGAGGTGGCCGCGCGGGCGCTCAGTCCCGGTGTGAACGATCCCGTGACGGCCACCGACGTGATCGACCGGTTCGGGGACGCGCTGTGCCGCCTGCAGGGGCGCACCTGGCCGCCCGGGGTGGAGTACCGGGATCATCAGCTGCGACTGGTCTACCCGGTCACCACCTATGCGGGGCTGCTGGACAGCATGTTCCACCTGATCCGCCAGTACGGCAGGGGCAGTCCGGCCGTGACGCTGCGACTGCTGGACGTGCTGCGGATCGTGGCCGAGGGCGAGCCCGATCCGGCGCGGCGGCGGGAACTGCGGCGCCACGCGGACCTGACCATCGAGGACGCGCGGGCGAACACGGGCAACTCCGGTGACCGGAGTGATCTGGAGGCGCGGTACCACGCGTTCCTGCGGGGCAGCTGGAGCGCGCAGGAAGAGGAACCGTGA
- a CDS encoding mechanosensitive ion channel domain-containing protein, producing MNWHVEPILTRCQALLTSLPDGLLGPLLFALGVSGVALCAFKDIFQNLRAGLLIRITRPFRMGDRIVRGEPEGTVEDMQVRATGGVWPSASGMATALRRSA from the coding sequence ATGAACTGGCACGTCGAACCGATCCTCACCAGATGTCAGGCGCTCCTGACCAGTCTGCCCGACGGGCTGCTCGGCCCGCTGCTGTTCGCGCTGGGCGTGAGTGGCGTGGCACTGTGTGCGTTCAAGGACATCTTCCAGAACCTGCGGGCGGGGCTGCTGATTCGGATCACGCGGCCCTTCCGGATGGGGGATCGGATCGTCAGGGGTGAGCCTGAAGGCACCGTGGAGGACATGCAGGTGCGGGCGACCGGCGGCGTCTGGCCGTCGGCATCGGGTATGGCGACAGCGTTGCGGAGGTCAGCGTGA
- a CDS encoding SulP family inorganic anion transporter produces the protein MTAIPFRFNLSRYRREWTANPRADLLAGLVVALALIPEAIAFSVIAGVDPQVGLYASVIIAVVTAVIGGWPGMISAATGAMALLMTDLVRDHGLPTCSPRRC, from the coding sequence ATGACCGCAATTCCGTTTCGTTTCAATCTGTCCCGGTACCGCCGCGAGTGGACCGCCAATCCCCGGGCGGACCTTCTCGCCGGGCTGGTCGTCGCCCTGGCGCTGATCCCGGAAGCCATCGCCTTTTCCGTCATTGCTGGCGTCGACCCGCAGGTGGGGCTGTACGCGTCGGTGATCATCGCGGTCGTCACGGCCGTGATCGGGGGGTGGCCCGGCATGATCAGTGCCGCGACCGGAGCCATGGCTCTGCTCATGACCGACCTGGTCCGGGACCACGGGCTGCCGACCTGTTCGCCGCGACGGTGCTGA
- a CDS encoding SulP family inorganic anion transporter: MLTGALQVAFGWAGLARSLKFVPRSVMVGFVNALAILILLAQLPQFAGENWQMYAMVGAGVAIIALLPRVFRAVPSALVAIVVLTVVSVRPARTCARWGRWGRCRRRCRPWPSRRFR; the protein is encoded by the coding sequence GTGCTGACGGGCGCGCTGCAGGTCGCGTTCGGCTGGGCCGGCCTGGCCCGCTCCCTGAAGTTCGTGCCGCGCAGCGTCATGGTCGGGTTCGTGAACGCCCTGGCGATCCTGATTCTCCTGGCGCAGCTGCCGCAGTTCGCCGGCGAGAACTGGCAGATGTACGCGATGGTCGGCGCCGGCGTGGCGATCATCGCGCTGCTGCCGCGCGTGTTCCGCGCGGTGCCGAGCGCGCTGGTGGCGATCGTGGTGCTCACGGTGGTGTCGGTGCGACCGGCGCGGACGTGCGCACGGTGGGGGAGATGGGGACGCTGCCGACGGCGCTGCCGTCCCTGGCCGTCCCGCCGGTTCCGCTGA
- a CDS encoding SulP family inorganic anion transporter, translating into MGTLPTALPSLAVPPVPLTLETLGIILPVAATLALVGLIESLLTAQLIDERTGTSSDKNVESRAQGVANIITGCFGGMAGCAMIGQSMINVTNGGRGRLSTLVAGLGLLALILLLQPLLVQIPLAALVAVMIVVSVSTFDWASVRTLRASPRGETAVMLATVGVTVVTHDLSRGVLVGVVLSALMFARTVARSAQVTATDDGRGTLTYHVSGPLVFVSAHGLPERFGPGPAAGRVVIDLSAAQVWDASAVAALDQVRRAFQRQGLRVDLTGLDGSSAALTGRAEPDALGGH; encoded by the coding sequence ATGGGGACGCTGCCGACGGCGCTGCCGTCCCTGGCCGTCCCGCCGGTTCCGCTGACCCTGGAGACGCTGGGCATCATCCTGCCGGTGGCGGCAACCCTGGCGCTGGTGGGCCTGATCGAGAGCCTGCTGACCGCGCAGCTGATCGACGAGCGGACCGGCACGTCCAGTGACAAGAACGTCGAGTCCCGCGCGCAGGGCGTCGCGAATATCATCACCGGCTGCTTCGGCGGGATGGCGGGCTGCGCGATGATCGGGCAGAGCATGATCAACGTGACCAACGGCGGCCGGGGGCGCCTGTCGACCCTGGTGGCCGGGCTGGGGCTGCTGGCGCTGATCCTGCTGCTGCAGCCTCTGCTGGTGCAGATTCCTTTGGCGGCGCTGGTCGCGGTGATGATCGTCGTGTCGGTCAGCACCTTCGACTGGGCCAGCGTCCGGACGCTGCGGGCCTCGCCGAGGGGGGAGACGGCGGTCATGCTCGCGACGGTGGGGGTCACGGTCGTCACGCACGACCTGAGCCGGGGGGTGCTGGTGGGGGTCGTGCTGAGCGCGCTGATGTTTGCCCGGACCGTGGCGCGCTCCGCGCAGGTGACGGCCACTGACGACGGGCGCGGCACCCTCACGTACCACGTGAGCGGTCCGCTGGTCTTCGTGAGTGCGCATGGGCTCCCGGAGCGGTTCGGGCCGGGGCCGGCGGCCGGGCGGGTGGTGATCGACCTGTCGGCCGCGCAGGTCTGGGACGCCTCGGCGGTCGCGGCGCTCGATCAGGTGCGGCGCGCGTTCCAGCGGCAGGGACTCCGGGTGGACCTTACCGGCCTGGACGGGTCGTCCGCCGCCCTGACGGGCCGCGCTGAACCGGACGCGCTGGGCGGACACTGA